A single Bifidobacterium scardovii JCM 12489 = DSM 13734 DNA region contains:
- the atpD gene encoding F0F1 ATP synthase subunit beta, which yields MAENQTTAAPETAAEPINGRVTRIQGSVIDVEFPVGHLPDIYNALTVELTNTGAHEEGETAHTITLEVEQHLGDSTVRAVALKPTDGLVRGASVHDTGSSISVPVGDVTLGHVFDVTGHVLNKKADETITVTERWPIHRKPPAFDQLESKTQMFETGIKVIDLLTPYVQGGKIGLFGGAGVGKTVLIQEMIQRVAQNHGGVSVFAGVGERTREGNDLIGEMGEAGVLEKTALVFGQMDEQPGTRLRVPLTALTMAEYFRDVQNQDVLLFIDNIFRFTQAGSEVSTLLGRMPSAVGYQPNLADEMGSLQERITSTRGHSITSLQAIYVPADDYTDPAPATTFAHLDATTELSRDIASKGIYPAVDPLASTSRILDPRYVGQAHYDCANRVKAILQRNKELQDIIALIGIDELGEEDKTTVNRARKIEQFLGQNFYVAEKFTGRPGSYVPADETIEAFTRICDGVYDDVPEQAFSGIGGIDDLESKWHDMQKELGA from the coding sequence ATGGCTGAGAATCAGACCACAGCGGCTCCCGAGACGGCTGCAGAGCCGATCAATGGACGTGTGACGCGTATCCAGGGTTCGGTTATCGACGTCGAATTCCCGGTGGGCCACCTGCCCGATATCTACAACGCCCTCACTGTGGAACTGACCAACACCGGTGCCCACGAGGAAGGCGAGACCGCGCACACGATCACGCTTGAGGTCGAACAGCACCTGGGCGATTCCACCGTGCGCGCCGTGGCGCTCAAGCCCACCGACGGCCTGGTCCGCGGCGCTTCCGTCCACGACACCGGCAGCTCGATCTCCGTGCCCGTCGGCGATGTGACGCTGGGCCACGTCTTCGACGTGACCGGTCATGTCCTCAACAAGAAGGCCGATGAGACCATCACCGTCACCGAGCGCTGGCCCATCCACCGCAAGCCGCCGGCATTCGACCAGCTGGAGTCCAAGACCCAGATGTTCGAGACCGGCATCAAGGTCATCGATCTGCTGACCCCGTACGTGCAGGGCGGCAAGATCGGCCTGTTCGGCGGCGCCGGCGTCGGCAAGACCGTGCTGATCCAGGAAATGATCCAGCGCGTGGCGCAGAACCACGGCGGCGTGTCCGTCTTCGCCGGCGTCGGCGAGCGTACCCGTGAGGGCAACGATCTGATCGGCGAGATGGGCGAGGCCGGCGTGCTGGAGAAGACCGCACTGGTCTTCGGCCAGATGGATGAGCAGCCGGGAACCCGTCTGCGCGTGCCGCTGACCGCACTGACCATGGCCGAGTACTTCCGCGACGTGCAGAACCAGGACGTGCTGCTGTTCATCGACAACATCTTCCGCTTCACGCAGGCCGGTTCCGAGGTCTCCACGCTGCTGGGCCGCATGCCTTCCGCCGTGGGCTACCAGCCGAACCTGGCCGATGAGATGGGTTCGCTGCAGGAGCGCATCACCTCGACCCGTGGCCACTCGATCACCTCGTTGCAGGCCATCTACGTGCCCGCCGACGATTACACCGACCCGGCCCCGGCCACGACCTTCGCCCACCTCGACGCGACCACCGAGCTGTCCCGCGACATCGCGTCGAAGGGCATCTACCCGGCCGTCGACCCGCTGGCCTCCACCTCGCGAATCCTTGATCCGCGTTATGTGGGCCAGGCTCACTACGACTGCGCGAACCGCGTCAAGGCGATTCTGCAGCGTAACAAGGAGCTGCAGGACATCATCGCTCTGATCGGTATCGACGAGCTCGGCGAAGAGGACAAGACCACCGTGAACCGCGCCCGCAAGATCGAGCAGTTCCTCGGCCAGAACTTCTACGTGGCCGAGAAGTTCACCGGTCGCCCGGGTTCCTACGTGCCGGCCGACGAGACCATCGAGGCCTTCACCCGCATCTGCGACGGCGTGTACGACGACGTCCCGGAGCAGGCGTTCTCCGGCATCGGCGGCATCGACGACCTCGAGTCGAAGTGGCATGACATGCAGAAGGAACTGGGTGCGTGA
- a CDS encoding F0F1 ATP synthase subunit epsilon, translated as MAESSKTLQVNIVAADHPVWHGTAQSVTIPASEGEMGILPNHEPVLTVIKNGTVTVVDPQGARHSFEVTDGFISFDTNRLTIAVERGRDVVRTSSADDAQ; from the coding sequence ATGGCCGAATCGTCCAAGACCCTGCAGGTGAACATCGTCGCAGCCGACCACCCCGTATGGCACGGCACGGCGCAGTCCGTCACGATTCCCGCGTCCGAAGGCGAAATGGGCATCCTGCCCAACCACGAGCCGGTGCTGACGGTCATCAAGAATGGCACGGTCACGGTCGTGGATCCGCAAGGCGCGCGGCACTCGTTCGAGGTTACCGATGGATTCATCTCCTTCGATACCAACAGGCTCACCATCGCCGTCGAGCGCGGCCGCGACGTGGTTCGCACCTCGAGTGCGGACGACGCGCAGTGA
- the nucS gene encoding endonuclease NucS codes for MRIIVADCSAEYSGRLTASLPPAKRVLLIKADNSLLIFSELGSYKPLNWMAAPCTIKEIAGDRETADDMADDAADDVNPDGTSPDDASPDGTDPVPEKVLRVAADKSSDILEVSLYYIYSDESYDLGEDPGLIKDGVEDHLQRYLAAQIHRIGEGAKLIRREYPTAIGPVDIMATDADGTHVAIEIKRHGGIDGVEQLTRYCELLNRDPLLAPVRGIFAAQTITPQARVLAQDRGFECLILDYDEMRGVEDDSLRLF; via the coding sequence GTGCGAATTATTGTTGCTGATTGCTCCGCGGAATATTCCGGCCGTCTGACCGCCTCGTTGCCCCCGGCCAAGCGCGTGCTGCTGATCAAGGCCGACAACAGCCTGCTGATCTTCTCCGAACTCGGATCGTACAAGCCGCTCAATTGGATGGCGGCGCCGTGCACGATCAAGGAGATCGCCGGTGATCGGGAGACGGCGGATGATATGGCGGATGACGCTGCGGACGACGTCAATCCGGATGGCACCAGCCCGGACGACGCCAGCCCGGATGGCACCGATCCGGTACCCGAGAAGGTGCTGCGTGTGGCCGCCGACAAGTCCAGCGACATCCTCGAGGTGAGCCTGTACTACATCTATTCCGACGAATCGTACGACCTTGGCGAGGACCCGGGCCTGATCAAGGACGGCGTCGAGGACCACCTGCAGCGGTATCTTGCCGCGCAGATCCACCGCATCGGCGAGGGCGCCAAGCTGATCCGCCGCGAATACCCGACCGCGATCGGACCGGTCGACATCATGGCCACCGATGCGGACGGCACGCATGTGGCCATCGAGATCAAGCGCCACGGCGGCATCGACGGCGTCGAGCAGCTGACCCGCTACTGCGAGCTGCTCAACCGCGATCCGCTGCTCGCCCCGGTGCGCGGCATCTTCGCCGCGCAGACCATTACCCCGCAGGCCCGTGTGCTCGCGCAGGACCGCGGCTTCGAGTGCCTTATCCTCGACTACGACGAGATGCGCGGCGTGGAGGACGACTCCCTGCGCCTGTTCTGA
- a CDS encoding FKBP-type peptidyl-prolyl cis-trans isomerase, whose translation MHTKTFTKHIPQFFAAVCALALTVSLGACGSSDSSKGSGSDSSSNSSSDSSSDSSEALKGFTQIAGVTATGDLGSKPKVTFQTPTTFKDNSYAVLQKGDGAVIEDTDRVCTQVVFLNGKDGSELGNTWDKNTPDCSLDLTSSSISSAYKELIVGQKLNTTIAIGVSDSNSSGTSYLTVLTLVSKSKDYDKATGTEVTDIPSDLPKVTRGKDGKPSIDMNGYQGSDKLVAQTLVKGSGAEVTNKNTVKVKYTGWLLDGTQFDSSWDKNTTLDADTFSGGQHTVIEGWQQGMVGQTVGSQVLLVIPPDLAYGDKKTGSIPANSTLVFVVDILAAY comes from the coding sequence ATGCATACCAAGACATTCACGAAGCATATTCCGCAGTTTTTCGCCGCGGTGTGCGCGCTGGCCCTGACCGTCTCGCTCGGCGCGTGCGGCTCGTCCGACAGCTCCAAGGGCTCCGGCTCCGATTCCTCGTCCAACTCGTCGTCCGACTCCTCCTCCGACTCCTCCGAGGCGCTCAAGGGATTCACCCAGATCGCGGGCGTCACCGCCACCGGCGACCTCGGTTCCAAGCCGAAGGTCACCTTCCAGACGCCGACGACCTTCAAGGACAACTCCTACGCCGTGCTGCAGAAGGGCGACGGCGCCGTGATCGAGGACACCGACCGCGTGTGCACGCAGGTCGTGTTCCTCAACGGCAAGGACGGCTCCGAACTGGGCAACACCTGGGACAAGAACACGCCCGACTGCTCGCTCGACCTGACCAGCAGCAGCATCAGCTCCGCGTACAAGGAACTGATCGTGGGCCAGAAGCTCAACACGACGATCGCCATCGGCGTCAGCGACTCGAACTCCTCCGGCACCTCGTACCTCACCGTGCTCACGCTGGTCTCCAAGTCGAAGGACTACGACAAGGCCACCGGCACCGAGGTCACCGACATCCCGTCCGATCTACCGAAGGTCACCCGCGGCAAGGACGGCAAGCCGTCGATCGACATGAACGGCTATCAGGGCAGCGACAAGCTGGTCGCGCAGACGCTGGTCAAGGGCAGCGGTGCCGAGGTGACGAACAAGAACACCGTCAAGGTGAAGTACACCGGCTGGCTGCTCGACGGCACGCAGTTCGACTCCTCGTGGGACAAGAACACCACGCTTGACGCGGACACCTTCAGCGGCGGCCAGCACACCGTGATCGAAGGCTGGCAGCAGGGCATGGTCGGCCAGACCGTCGGTTCGCAGGTGCTGCTGGTGATCCCGCCCGATCTCGCCTACGGCGACAAGAAGACCGGCTCGATCCCGGCCAACTCGACGCTCGTGTTCGTGGTCGACATCCTCGCGGCGTACTGA
- a CDS encoding tetratricopeptide repeat protein, whose amino-acid sequence MADQQFHPGVSLAGAVDLEALKHQVKAEPGQTGGAPAAGGYVIDVTENTFQAMVTTSATFPIVLLLWVPTDDRLFAMARALGDAVNKLNGQIQLARIDIAENPSIAQAFQVQGAPALFALIGGRPMPILQGLPSDDELQQITDTVVPKLITMAQQAGVTGTAPYSGDPDAAGDDGAKAQPESQVPPEHMEAHQLAQAGDYAGAAVAYGKVLESDPNDALAARERAKALLLARSATADVREVRAAAAAHPDDVEAQLAVADVDMIGGQIADAFDRLLDYLSAGHRADLEPVRKRLLEYFAIPEPSDERLKRARRRLATLMY is encoded by the coding sequence ATGGCGGATCAGCAGTTCCATCCGGGAGTTTCGCTGGCGGGCGCGGTCGACCTGGAGGCGTTGAAGCATCAGGTGAAGGCCGAACCCGGTCAGACGGGCGGCGCCCCGGCCGCCGGCGGCTACGTGATCGACGTCACCGAGAACACCTTCCAGGCGATGGTCACCACCTCGGCCACGTTCCCGATCGTCTTGCTGCTGTGGGTGCCCACCGATGACCGGCTGTTCGCCATGGCACGCGCGCTCGGCGATGCGGTCAACAAGCTCAACGGCCAGATTCAGCTGGCCCGCATCGACATCGCCGAGAACCCCTCCATCGCGCAGGCGTTCCAGGTGCAGGGCGCGCCGGCGCTGTTCGCGCTGATCGGCGGGCGCCCGATGCCGATCCTGCAGGGGCTGCCGTCCGACGACGAGCTGCAGCAGATCACGGATACGGTCGTTCCCAAGCTCATCACCATGGCGCAGCAGGCCGGTGTGACCGGCACGGCGCCGTATTCCGGCGATCCCGATGCCGCCGGCGACGATGGGGCGAAGGCCCAGCCGGAATCGCAGGTTCCGCCCGAGCACATGGAGGCCCATCAGCTGGCCCAGGCCGGCGACTACGCCGGTGCCGCCGTGGCGTACGGCAAGGTGCTGGAATCCGATCCGAACGATGCGTTGGCGGCCCGTGAACGGGCCAAGGCGCTGCTGCTGGCCCGCTCCGCCACCGCGGATGTGCGTGAGGTGCGCGCCGCAGCCGCGGCTCATCCCGACGACGTTGAGGCGCAGCTGGCCGTCGCTGATGTCGATATGATCGGCGGGCAGATCGCCGATGCGTTCGACCGCCTGCTTGATTATCTCTCCGCTGGCCATCGCGCCGATCTGGAGCCGGTGCGCAAGCGCCTGCTGGAGTACTTCGCGATTCCCGAGCCGAGCGATGAGCGCCTCAAGCGCGCCCGCCGCCGCCTCGCCACGCTGATGTACTGA
- a CDS encoding aminotransferase class V-fold PLP-dependent enzyme, with translation MTTPAPLLTVTGTPACNLWSLTEGMPHINHGSYGAVPAAVLDHQQRLRTRMEQAPCQWFQELPDMLRQARLDTADLLGIDRDAMAFVPNASAGATVVCDSLRLQPGDEILVSDMGYGAVVMGAERHVLRNGGTLHRVHIPIDADDDTIVNAFTAGMNERTKLVIVDEITSATAMLFPVARMVKAARDRGIRTLVDGAHAPGLIPGDPMALGADYWTGNLHKFVCNPRATAVLAAAPEHADELYPLIDSWGRNLPYPDRFDEQGTGDYTAWLCAPYTLSYLDRELGWDRIRAYANTLADWAQEQIAQAFAEVDGKDHVEHLAHPAPAMRLVRLPDGVVRNDDDAARVRRFVIEQLGFEATFTSFEGVGYLRLSAYLYNTADDYLRFIDRVVPALVELAGKSAA, from the coding sequence ATGACCACCCCTGCTCCACTGCTCACCGTCACCGGCACCCCGGCGTGCAACCTCTGGTCGCTCACCGAGGGCATGCCGCATATCAACCACGGATCGTACGGCGCGGTTCCCGCCGCCGTGCTCGACCACCAGCAGCGGCTGCGCACCCGCATGGAACAGGCGCCCTGCCAGTGGTTCCAGGAGCTGCCCGACATGCTGCGCCAGGCGCGCCTCGACACCGCCGATCTGCTGGGCATCGACCGCGACGCCATGGCGTTCGTGCCGAATGCGTCCGCCGGCGCGACCGTCGTGTGCGACTCGCTGCGCCTGCAGCCCGGCGATGAGATCCTCGTGTCCGACATGGGCTACGGCGCGGTGGTCATGGGCGCGGAACGCCATGTGCTGCGCAACGGCGGCACGCTGCACCGCGTGCACATCCCCATCGACGCGGACGACGACACGATCGTCAACGCCTTCACGGCGGGCATGAACGAGCGCACGAAGCTGGTCATCGTCGACGAGATCACCTCCGCCACCGCCATGCTCTTCCCGGTCGCCCGCATGGTAAAGGCCGCACGCGACCGCGGCATCCGCACGCTGGTGGACGGCGCGCACGCCCCCGGCCTGATCCCCGGCGATCCGATGGCGCTCGGCGCGGACTACTGGACCGGCAATCTGCACAAATTCGTCTGCAACCCGCGTGCGACCGCCGTACTGGCCGCCGCTCCCGAACACGCCGACGAGCTGTACCCGCTCATCGACTCGTGGGGCCGCAACCTGCCCTACCCGGACCGCTTCGACGAGCAGGGAACCGGTGACTACACGGCATGGCTGTGCGCCCCGTACACGCTCTCCTATCTGGACCGTGAGCTGGGCTGGGACCGCATCCGCGCGTACGCCAACACGCTCGCCGACTGGGCGCAGGAGCAGATCGCGCAGGCTTTCGCCGAGGTCGACGGCAAGGACCACGTCGAGCACCTCGCCCACCCGGCGCCGGCGATGCGCCTGGTGCGCCTGCCCGACGGCGTGGTGCGCAACGACGACGATGCGGCGCGCGTGCGCCGGTTCGTCATCGAGCAGCTGGGATTCGAAGCCACCTTCACCAGCTTCGAGGGCGTCGGCTACCTGCGCCTGTCGGCGTACCTCTACAACACCGCCGACGACTACCTGCGCTTCATCGACCGGGTCGTCCCCGCGCTGGTAGAGCTGGCCGGCAAGTCGGCCGCCTGA
- a CDS encoding peptide ABC transporter substrate-binding protein: protein MKSRLLASAAAAVAVITLVSGCGAGSGTATTGGTDSNVITFGIGEPQNPLVPGNTNESNGSMVVNGMLFTGLVATKPDGTLINEVAKEIKANADSTVFDITLQDGWKFSDGTPVTSESFTKAWSYTANAKNAQKNATFMSVIAGYDDLQKDGLKGDEQLSGLKVTDDTHFTVTLNAPYSVFPTMLAYMGFDPLPEGFYKDPKGYGEKPVGNGPYKFKSWSHNQSIEVVPNPYYKGYYKAKNDGVTYKIYTDPKAQYADVQGGNLDVTNTVPATALKNLLTDKTVNAYSKAGPNRIALGIPTDLKHFSGEEGTLRRKAISMAIDRETLCKKIMNGLASPSQEFSSPTINGFSDSLKGSDVLKHNAEEAKKLWAEADKISPWDGDFTITYNADGASLKETYEAVANQLKNTLGIDAKASGMPTKQEYLTALSDGTLNTAYNDNWGPDYPSLENYLKPIYSSSAADSGSNFDKYRSTEFDSLLDKAAAASSTDEANSIYQQAEEVLLRDLPSIPIYNVNALGVTTKDLKGVEFNWGGNPVLSFITKQ from the coding sequence ATGAAAAGCAGGCTATTGGCATCGGCGGCTGCCGCCGTCGCCGTCATCACGCTGGTCTCCGGCTGCGGGGCCGGCTCAGGCACCGCCACCACGGGCGGCACCGACAGCAACGTCATCACCTTCGGCATCGGCGAGCCGCAGAACCCGCTGGTTCCCGGCAACACCAACGAATCGAACGGCTCCATGGTGGTCAACGGCATGCTGTTCACCGGCCTGGTCGCCACCAAGCCGGACGGCACGCTGATCAACGAGGTCGCCAAGGAGATCAAGGCGAACGCGGACAGCACCGTGTTCGACATCACGCTGCAGGACGGCTGGAAGTTCTCGGACGGCACGCCCGTGACCTCGGAGAGCTTCACCAAGGCGTGGAGCTACACCGCCAACGCGAAGAACGCGCAGAAGAACGCCACCTTCATGTCGGTGATCGCCGGATACGACGACCTGCAGAAGGACGGGCTCAAGGGCGACGAGCAGCTCTCCGGCCTGAAGGTCACGGACGACACGCACTTCACCGTCACGCTCAACGCGCCGTATTCGGTCTTCCCGACCATGCTCGCCTATATGGGCTTCGACCCGCTGCCCGAGGGCTTCTACAAGGACCCGAAGGGCTACGGCGAGAAGCCGGTGGGCAACGGCCCGTACAAGTTCAAGTCGTGGAGCCACAACCAGAGCATCGAAGTGGTGCCGAACCCCTACTACAAGGGCTATTACAAGGCCAAGAACGACGGCGTGACCTACAAGATCTACACCGACCCGAAGGCGCAGTACGCCGACGTGCAGGGCGGCAACCTCGACGTCACCAACACCGTCCCGGCCACCGCGCTGAAGAACCTGCTGACCGACAAGACCGTCAATGCCTACAGCAAGGCCGGCCCGAACCGCATCGCGCTCGGCATCCCCACGGATCTGAAGCACTTCTCCGGCGAGGAGGGCACGCTGCGCCGCAAGGCCATCTCCATGGCGATCGACCGCGAGACGCTGTGCAAGAAGATCATGAACGGCTTGGCCAGCCCCTCGCAGGAGTTCTCCTCGCCCACCATCAACGGCTTCTCCGACTCGCTCAAGGGCAGCGACGTGCTCAAGCACAACGCCGAGGAGGCGAAGAAGCTGTGGGCCGAGGCCGACAAGATCTCCCCGTGGGACGGTGACTTCACCATCACCTACAACGCCGACGGCGCCAGCCTCAAGGAAACCTACGAGGCGGTGGCCAACCAGCTCAAGAACACGCTGGGCATCGATGCGAAGGCGAGCGGCATGCCCACCAAGCAGGAGTACCTGACCGCGCTGAGCGACGGCACGCTCAACACCGCGTACAACGACAACTGGGGCCCGGACTACCCGTCGCTGGAGAACTACCTCAAGCCGATCTACTCGTCCTCGGCCGCCGACAGCGGATCGAACTTCGACAAGTACCGCAGCACGGAATTCGACTCGCTGCTGGACAAGGCGGCCGCCGCGTCCTCCACGGACGAGGCGAACTCGATCTACCAGCAAGCCGAAGAGGTGCTGCTGCGCGACCTGCCGTCGATCCCGATCTACAACGTGAACGCCCTGGGCGTCACGACCAAGGACCTCAAGGGCGTCGAGTTCAACTGGGGCGGCAACCCGGTGCTCTCCTTCATCACCAAGCAGTGA
- a CDS encoding Sapep family Mn(2+)-dependent dipeptidase, giving the protein MLNNDEQRLKETALDWFDAHEGEYKRDLMRWVSIPSVSDDSAGVPGAPYGKGVADMFEEIAATAAGYGFVSTNHEGYAMSVYATEDDKRSDRDIAILSHADVVPAGPGWLSDPFEPYERDGYIVGRGVHDDKAMCVLAVFVMRFLRDQGICLNHALRLMYGGAEETGLHDMEHYVDAHGAPYRTLVTDCGFPVNYAQKGEIGFDCALPLPASIESISAGVAPNAVPGEAFMVWHGDAQAVAGLLASGTDEGGSFEVEPLSGGRARIKAIGRSGHGAVPQLALSALHVLASTLGSDAAAGVVDDETRAFFAGLDGWIVPPFGNGFGFAFEDEDTGKTTSNLGIASTEDGELRLTFDIRYAVTQNADDIMGVIERTVAAAGGRMLDHTVDAPYYVPKDSWEVTVLTEAYDDVTGIPAEPFSTGGGTHARVVPNSINFGPGFPEDPASIAALREAGVIAPQPTFVKNGGAHGANECMSVKDFRNAFPIFVIGLLRYDAALAERE; this is encoded by the coding sequence ATGTTGAACAATGACGAGCAACGGCTCAAGGAAACGGCCCTTGACTGGTTCGACGCGCACGAGGGGGAGTACAAGCGCGATCTCATGCGATGGGTGTCCATCCCGTCCGTGTCCGACGACTCCGCCGGCGTGCCGGGAGCCCCGTACGGCAAGGGCGTCGCCGATATGTTCGAGGAGATCGCCGCCACCGCCGCCGGGTACGGCTTCGTCTCGACCAACCACGAGGGCTACGCGATGTCGGTGTACGCGACCGAGGACGACAAGCGGTCCGACCGCGACATCGCCATCCTGTCCCACGCCGACGTGGTGCCGGCCGGTCCGGGCTGGCTGTCCGACCCGTTCGAGCCGTACGAGCGCGACGGCTACATCGTCGGCCGCGGCGTGCACGACGACAAGGCGATGTGCGTGCTCGCCGTGTTCGTCATGCGGTTCCTGCGCGACCAGGGCATCTGCCTGAACCATGCGTTGCGGCTCATGTACGGCGGCGCGGAGGAGACCGGCCTGCACGATATGGAGCATTACGTCGACGCCCATGGCGCGCCGTATCGCACGCTCGTCACCGACTGCGGGTTCCCGGTCAACTACGCGCAGAAGGGCGAGATCGGCTTCGACTGCGCGCTGCCGCTGCCCGCCTCCATCGAGTCGATCAGCGCCGGCGTGGCGCCGAACGCGGTGCCCGGCGAGGCGTTCATGGTCTGGCATGGCGATGCGCAGGCGGTCGCTGGCCTGCTGGCGTCCGGCACCGACGAGGGCGGGTCCTTCGAGGTCGAGCCGTTGAGTGGCGGCCGCGCGCGCATCAAGGCGATCGGCCGCTCGGGGCACGGCGCGGTGCCGCAGCTCGCGCTGAGCGCCCTGCACGTACTGGCGTCGACGCTCGGCTCCGACGCCGCTGCCGGTGTGGTGGACGACGAGACGCGGGCGTTCTTCGCCGGACTCGACGGCTGGATCGTGCCGCCCTTCGGTAACGGTTTCGGCTTCGCCTTCGAGGACGAGGACACCGGCAAGACGACCAGCAATCTCGGCATCGCGTCCACCGAGGACGGCGAGCTGCGGCTGACCTTCGACATCCGCTACGCCGTCACCCAGAACGCGGACGACATCATGGGCGTCATCGAGCGCACGGTGGCCGCCGCCGGCGGGCGCATGCTGGACCACACCGTCGACGCGCCGTACTACGTACCCAAGGACAGCTGGGAGGTGACGGTGCTGACCGAGGCGTACGACGACGTGACCGGCATCCCCGCCGAGCCGTTCTCCACCGGCGGCGGCACGCACGCGCGCGTGGTGCCCAATTCGATCAACTTCGGCCCGGGATTCCCGGAGGATCCCGCCTCGATCGCCGCGCTGAGAGAGGCCGGCGTGATCGCGCCGCAGCCGACCTTCGTCAAGAACGGCGGGGCGCACGGGGCGAACGAGTGCATGTCGGTCAAGGACTTCCGCAACGCGTTCCCGATCTTCGTCATCGGGCTGCTGCGCTACGACGCCGCGCTGGCCGAGCGCGAGTAG
- a CDS encoding Rid family detoxifying hydrolase, translated as MSEKMEEVATSQAPAALGAYSQAVKANGFVFVSGQLGIDPATGELAGETAGEQAAQALKNIKQILDAAGTGIEHVVRATIYMKNVEDFKEVDARYAEVFIGSVKPARVAFGGNDIPKGALVEIDAIAAL; from the coding sequence ATGAGCGAGAAAATGGAAGAAGTCGCAACGTCGCAGGCTCCCGCGGCACTGGGCGCTTACAGCCAGGCCGTGAAGGCGAACGGTTTCGTGTTCGTGTCCGGCCAGCTGGGCATCGACCCGGCCACCGGCGAGCTGGCCGGCGAGACCGCTGGCGAGCAGGCCGCGCAGGCGCTGAAGAACATCAAGCAGATTCTTGACGCGGCCGGCACCGGCATCGAGCACGTCGTGCGCGCCACCATCTACATGAAGAACGTCGAGGACTTCAAGGAGGTCGACGCCCGCTACGCCGAGGTGTTCATCGGCTCCGTCAAGCCCGCCCGCGTGGCCTTCGGCGGCAACGACATCCCCAAGGGCGCGCTGGTCGAGATCGACGCCATCGCGGCGCTGTGA
- a CDS encoding glycerophosphodiester phosphodiesterase family protein encodes MRVHAWGPRRGAPVLAVVIAVVCAVIVCNLAAVAQRAVSGMRSVPPLHAPIVIAHRGDADAPENSLRAIRDAGFHHADYAEIDVRLTSDGVPVVFHDRYTGRLSAAGRNLKVSKLTLERLRSMPMRQRGVEFRVPTLHQALAEANRSDNGLGLLLDIKTDDRHADTVAGAVIRVIDRAPYDHLLMVMSLSRRAVRIFKQRRPHWQVGLCASGRPSLIGWGFGKMPGGGAGKRRLAPERHRNGRLDSGVTAHGGGAGGANGDDNGRPDLAMDFVVLRGKEITNGFLKVAHARGVPVYAGAVNDYRTASELLRHGVSGFLGNATARLREAIADYDYDERSAVVG; translated from the coding sequence ATGCGCGTCCATGCATGGGGGCCGAGGCGCGGAGCGCCGGTGCTCGCGGTGGTCATCGCGGTCGTGTGCGCCGTCATCGTCTGCAATCTGGCCGCCGTCGCCCAGCGCGCGGTATCCGGGATGCGGTCGGTTCCGCCGCTGCACGCGCCGATCGTCATCGCCCATCGCGGCGACGCGGACGCCCCGGAGAATTCCCTGCGGGCCATTCGCGACGCCGGGTTCCACCATGCCGATTACGCCGAAATCGACGTGAGGCTGACCTCGGACGGGGTCCCCGTCGTCTTTCATGACCGGTACACCGGCCGTCTTTCCGCCGCGGGCCGCAATCTCAAGGTGTCGAAGCTGACGCTGGAACGGCTGCGGTCCATGCCTATGCGCCAGCGCGGCGTCGAGTTCCGCGTGCCGACATTGCACCAGGCGTTGGCCGAGGCGAATCGCAGCGACAACGGGCTCGGGCTGCTGCTCGACATCAAGACCGACGACCGCCATGCCGATACGGTGGCCGGCGCGGTGATCCGGGTGATCGACCGCGCGCCGTACGACCACCTCCTGATGGTGATGTCGCTGAGCAGGCGTGCCGTACGCATCTTCAAGCAGCGCCGGCCGCACTGGCAGGTCGGGCTGTGCGCCAGCGGGCGTCCCTCGCTGATCGGCTGGGGTTTCGGCAAGATGCCCGGCGGCGGTGCCGGCAAGCGTCGCCTTGCGCCGGAACGGCATCGAAACGGGCGATTGGACTCCGGCGTAACCGCCCATGGTGGCGGGGCCGGAGGCGCGAACGGCGATGATAATGGTCGGCCGGATCTGGCGATGGATTTCGTCGTGCTGCGCGGCAAGGAGATCACGAACGGCTTTCTGAAGGTGGCCCATGCGCGCGGCGTTCCCGTGTATGCGGGTGCGGTGAACGATTATCGGACCGCATCCGAGCTGCTGCGCCACGGCGTCAGCGGTTTTCTGGGCAACGCCACTGCGCGGCTGCGCGAGGCGATCGCCGACTACGATTACGACGAGCGATCCGCGGTGGTCGGCTGA